Part of the Citrobacter sp. Marseille-Q6884 genome, TAGCCGACCAGCATTACATTGGCTGACTTCACCATTGCGTCTGCGGCCTCTATGGCTGCAGTTAAGCCTTTGGTTTCTACCATTCCTAACGCTTCTTGTTGCATAAAGACCTCGCCTGGGTTGTCCCGATATTCATGACTATAAAAAGAAGCGAGGAAAAAGAATGGCTGACTTGAATGTGAGAGTGAAAAAATAGTAAGTGTTCGGTGATATAAAATTGCTAAAATATATTATAACTTATTGATTTTTGGTGTTTTGTTGTAATTTTCTGATGTGATTTTTTGGCTATGTTAATTCCATATTTACACTTTTCCTGATGACAGGGTTAATATCATTTGCTATGTGGAAGAAATGAAATTGTGATGTTGATTTGAAAACGGGAATCTACTGATAGCAATATTTTATTATGCTTATAGTTGCCTTCTAATAGGCTTATTGTCCGTATTCCTTGCTGATTTTAATTAATAAAATGGCAAGAATTTGTTATCGCCACACGATTTTTAAAAGCATCGTGTAAGCAGGTTGCCAACAATTTGCCGACAGGGCTTCTTATAGTAAACATCGAAGTATTCTACTGCCAGCAAGGAGTCCGCTGGTCAAGACACGAACTCTACTCAGAAGGTGTCACGATGAACGATTCACTAAAAGCGCAATGTATTGCCGAGTTTTTGGGTACCGGACTGTTTTTGTTTTTTGGCATTGGATGTCTGAGCGCGCTGAAAGTCGCCGGTGCAAGTTTAGGATTGTGGGAGATCTGTATCATATGGGGGTTGGGTATCTCGCTTGCTGTCTATCTGACCGCCGGGATTTCCGGGGCGCACCTCAATCCTGCCATCACCATCGCGTTGTGGCTGTTTGCCTGTTTTCCGGGGCGTAAAGTGTTGCCCTATAGCGTTGCGCAGGTGGCAGGAGCCTTTGGCGGCGCGTTATTGGCCTATCTGTTGTACGGCAGTCTATTTATCGAGTTCGAAACGACACACCAGATGGTTCGCGGTAGTCTGGAAAGCCTGCAGCTCGCCAGTATTTTTAGTACCTATCCTGCGGCTGCGCTGAGCGTCTGGCAGGCCGCGCTGGTGGAGGTGGTGATTACGTCCATTCTGATGGGCTTAATCATGGCACTGACTGATGATGGTAATGGTGTTCCTAAAGGACCCCTGGCTCCCTTGCTCATCGGCCTGCTGGTCGCTGTTATTGGCGCATCCACCGGCCCACTCACCGGGTTTGCCATGAACCCGGCGCGTGATTTCGGCCCGAAACTATTCGCATGGCTTGCCGGGTGGGGAAATGTTGCGATGACCGGAGGGCGAGAAATTCCCTATTTCATCGTACCGATTGTGGCACCTATTATCGGCGCTTGTGCGGGAGCCGCAATTTATCGTTATTTTATAGGCAAAAACTTACCATGTAATACATGCAAGCTGGAGGGAAACGAGAGCTAGCTCTATGGAAAATGTTTATTTTTGACATGCAAAATTTGATTTCGTGATCCGGTTTCCTGAACCGCTTAAAAAGTCTCCCAAGAATGGGAGACTTTTGTTATTGTCCTTTACACCTTTTTATCATTGCTTTGGATGGCGAGATGAAAATGGGATGTAAATAATATGTTTTATTTATAACAATAAATTAACTGAGAGGTTTTATCATGATTTCTGCGAGTGCCCTGAACTCAGAACTCATTAATAAAATCGCACAGGATTTTGCGCAGGCCACCAGTCTGGCGGTTGTGGTTGTCAATATTCACGGTGATGAAATTTCTGAGCTATTTAATTTCACGCCATTTTGTCAGTTGATGCGCCAACACCCCCAGCACAGTGCCCGCTGCAGAATGAGCGATCGCTGTGGAGGGCTTGAGGCGTCAAAATCCGATCAACCCTGCATCTATCGGTGTCACGCCGGGCTTACTGACTTCTCGATTCCTTTAGTCATAGCGGGTCATCTGGTCGGGTTCGTGTTATGCGGTCAGGTTCGCTTAAGCAATGATGTAGGGTTAGTCGATATTCTGAATGTGGATGACCGTTGGCAGGCCGACCCTGAACTGGTTAGCGAATTTCGTAATGTCCCGGAAATGGACTATTCACGAGTTATTGCCTCTGCGGATCTGCTGAAGTTGATTGTCGAAAATTGTCTTAAAAAACAAATCAATTTTGTCGTCATCAAAGATAATCCTCAACAATCGGAGCCGGTCAGAGCTAACCGTAGTTCGAATCCGCATGACAGTAAAATGAAGAAGGCTCTGCGCTATATTGATGCACATTTATCAGACGATCTGCGTCTGGAAGATGTCGCATCTCATGTTTACCTGAGCCCATACTATTTCAGTAAGTTGTTCAAAAAATATCAGGGAATCGGGTTTAACGCCTGGGTAAACCAACAGCGGATGGCAAGCGCTAAAGAGTTGCTTTGTCATAGCGACTGGAGCATTGCCAGCATTGCGCGTAATTTAGGCTTTTCGCAGACCAGTTATTTCTGCAAAGTTTTTCGCCAGACGTATCAGGTTACGCCGCAGGCTTTTCGCCAGCAAATAAATGTTGTTTCGTCCAATGAGTCAGCATAAATAGCAATAATTTGCTATTGCCGATTTTTGATATCGTACGGTATGTCCGTCATTATAAAATGAAAACCAGGAGCAGCAGTCAATAAATTGTCATAGCGCAACAAAATAATGGTATTAGAGGGATAAACTGCACCAGTTTTTATTTTTGTGATGAGATACAGTGTCTATGTGAAAGACTTTCTTTATTCTTTACGGACGCTTTCATTCAGAATACGAACATATGAATTGCATGGGTTAATGCCAAAACATTGGCTAGATGAACCCGGAAAGATATTAATTTGAATTACTGTCATGAGGTCTTGAATTTTCCTCATGACGCAGAGCTGAATTAAATCGGCTCTTGAGCTGACAGGTTTGCCACATTTGTGGTTGGGAAGGGGGTGAGAATCCCCCGCAGCCCCCGCTGCTGTGATGCTGACGACCCCGTATAGACCACTGATCGTGAGATTGGGAAGGACGGGCGAGAATGACGCTAAGCCAGAAGACCTGCCTGTCAGTGACTACCAACAACTTCGGTGGGAAGTGGGTTGCGCAGATGCATACAGTCGAGAGACTGGGTATCTATACACCCCTACCACCCTGAACAGGATCAGGGTATGGCAGTCGATTTACACGCGTTTGTTCTTGCAGGCACCGGAAGCGGCTGTGGTAAAACTACGGTGACGCTGGGCTTGCTAAGCTTGATGAAAAAACGTGGTTTGCGCGTCCAGCCATGCAAAGTGGGTCCTGATTATCTCGATACCGGCTGGCACACGGCTGTGTGCGGTACAGCTTCCCGCAATCTTGATAGCTTCATGCTTCCTGTTCCTGTACTTAACGCCTTGTTTTGCGAGCAGATGCAGCACGCAGATATCGCTGTTATCGAAGGCGTTATGGGATTGTATGACGGCTACGGTACAGACCCTGACTACTGCAGTACCGCCGCGATGGCGAAGCAGCTGGGTTGCCCGGTGATTTTACTGGTTGATGGCAAAGCCGTTTCTACCTCCATCGCCGCGACGGTAATGGGGTTCCAGCATTTTGATCCTTCCCTGAACATCGCCGGCGTCATTGTTAATCGGGTAAACAGCGAATCACATTACCAGTTACTCAAAGTCGCGATTGAGCGTTACTGCTCAGTGCCTGTCTTAGGTTACGTGCCTCGCATGGAAGGCGTCGCTCTCCCGGAACGTCATCTTGGATTAGTGACTGCGCGCGAGTCAGTCATCAATCAGCAGCCGTGGCAGGAATTCGCCGAAACGCTGGAGCGAACGCTGAATATCGACGCGCTTCTGGCATTAAGCCAGATGGATACTCAGCCTGTTGGTGAGTGGCCGGTACTTCCCGCCGCTGATGCAGGCGCAGGTCTTACGCTTGCTATTGCGGATGACGAAGCGTTTAACTTCTACTACCCGGACAACATCACTCTTCTGGAACGTACGGGCATTAACATTGTTCGTTTCAGCCCATTACACGACAGCCATTTACCGGACTGCCAGATGATCTGGTTAGGTGGCGGCTATCCTGAACTGCATGCTGAAATGCTTGCCAGCAATACCTGCATGCTCGCGCAATTACGGTCGGCGCATCAGCGTGGTGTGGCTATTTACGCAGAGTGCGGCGGGTTGATGTATCTCGGAAGCTCGCTGGAGGATGGCAACGGTGATATCTGGCCAATGGCGGATATCATTCCCGGCCACAGCAAGATGGGTAAGCGCTTGACCCGTTTTGGCTACTGTGAAGCACAAGCGGTTCAGCAAACCTTGCTGTCCGCACCAGGCGAAGTGCTGCGTGGGCATGAATTTCACTATTCTGATTTTACGCCTGAAACACCCGCTGTGATGGACTGTCGCAAAGTGCGGGATGGTAAAACGTTGCAAGCATGGTCAGGCGGCTGGCAGGTCGGTAATACGTTCGCCAGCTATCTGCACGTTCATTTTGCCCAACGTCCAGAGATGCTCAATCACTGGCTGGCAGCCGCGAGGAGTGCGTTATGACGCTGCTTGCATGGTGCGTGGCCTGGCTTCTCGATTTTATCATTGGTGACCCGCAGAGTTGGCCGCATCCGGTGCGCTGGATAGGCAATTTTATCTCAACCGTTCAGCGCGTAATTCGACGTTACTGCCACAGTGACAGTATGCTGCGCATCGGTGGCGCGGTGATGTGGGTAGTGGTTGTAGGGGGAACCTGGGCTGTTTCCTGGGGCGTGCTGGCGCTGGCCAAGTCAATTCACCCGTGGTTAGGGTGGGCTGTTGAGGTCTGGATGATCTTTACCGTACTGGCGGGCCGTTGTCTGGCGAATGCCGCACGGGATGTCGAGCGTCCGCTTCGCGCCAATAATCTTGCCGAAAGCCGGGAAAAACTCGCCTGGATTGTGGGACGGGACACCTCGCAGTTGCAACCGCTGCAGATTAATCGCGCCGTGGTGGAAACCGTTGCGGAAAACACGGTTGACGGCATTATCGCGCCACTGTTCTTTCTGTTCCTCGGCGGAGCCCCGCTGGCGATGGCCTACAAAGCCGTGAATACCCTGGATTCCATGGTTGGCTACAAACATGAAAAGTACCGCGCTATCGGTATGGTCAGCGCGCGTCTGGACGATGTGGCGAACTTTATTCCTGCGAGACTGAGCTGGTTACTGCTGAGCGTGGCGGCATTTTTATGTCGTCAAAACGGCTCCCGCGCGCTGCATATAGGCTGGCGCGATCGCTATAACCATAGCAGCCCAAACTGTGCGTGGTCGGAGGCCTCCGTTGCCGGGGCGTTAGGCATTCGTCTGGGTGGTCCTAACGACTACTTTGGCGAGCGCGTTGAGAAACCGTGGATTGGTGATGCCCAACGCGACATTTCAGTAGATGACATTTCCCAAACGATTCGATTGATGTGGGTCGCATCGACGCTGGCACTGGTGCTGTTTATCGCACTGCGGTGGCTGTTGGTCGGTGTAGCCTGAGGACAAAACTATGCAATATATCCAGCAACCCCAGGCGATTGAGGCCAAAAGTTTCGACATCATTGGCGAGATTATTCGTGAAACCCGCCCGGACTATCAGTTTGCCAGTCCGTTACATGAAGCCATCATCAAGAGGGTGATCCACACCACAGCTGACTTCGACTGGCTGGACATTTTATGGTTCTCCGACGATGTGCTGGAGCAGTTTTGCGCCGCATTAAGCCGCCCGAGCGTTATTTACACGGACACCACCATGGCGCTTTCCGGGATCAACAAAACCCTGTTGGCAAAATTTGGTGGTGAGTGCCGTTGTTATATCAGCGATCCGCGAGTGGTGCGCGCGGCAAAAGAGCAGGGGATCACCCGTTCAATGGCCGCCGTTGACATTGCGGTAAATGAAGAAGGTGAAAAGCTGTTTGTCTTTGGTAATGCGCCGACGGCTCTATTTCGTCTACTTGAGCATGATGTCGCTGTCAGTGGCGTGGTTGGCGTACCGGTCGGTTTTGTTGGCGCGGAGGAATCGAAAGACGCGCTGACGCAAAGCAACCTGCCAGCCATTGCGGCGTTAGGGCGCAAAGGCGGGAGTAACGTTGCCGCCGCTATCGTCAACGCGATGCTCTACCACATGCAGGGGGCGCGATGAGCGACCAGGCCTTCGATGCGCCGGTGTGGCACAACGGTAAAGCACTGCGCAAAGGTTACACCACGGGTTCCTGTGCGACGGCGGCAGCGAAAGTCGCTGCATTAATGGTACTGCGCCAGCATTTGATCCATCAGGTTTCCATCGTAACGCCTTCCGGCGTGACGCTATGCCTGAACGTTGAGTCGCCGCACATTGAAGGACAACAAGCCATAGCAGCCATCCGCAAAGACGGTGGCGACGATGTGGACGCGACGCACGGGATGCTGATTTTTGCCCGCGTCACGTTAAATGATAGCGGTGAGATCGTTGTGCAGGGCGGTGAAGGCGTCGGCACTGTGACCCGCAAAGGAATTGGTCTGCCGGTGGGCAGTTCAGCGATCAATCGTACGCCACGACAGACGATTGAGTCTGCGGTACGCGAGGCGATAGGTCCGCATCGCGGAGCGCACATTGAGATCTTCGCGCCCGAAGGGGAAGAGCGCGCGCAAAAAACGTATAACTCGCGTTTAGGGATTCTGGGCGGCATTTCTATCATCGGCACCACGGGTATCGTCACGCCGATGTCGGAAGAGAGCTGGAAACGTTCACTGTCGCTGGAGCTGGAAATCAAACGCGCAGCAGG contains:
- the cbiD gene encoding cobalt-precorrin-5B (C(1))-methyltransferase CbiD: MSDQAFDAPVWHNGKALRKGYTTGSCATAAAKVAALMVLRQHLIHQVSIVTPSGVTLCLNVESPHIEGQQAIAAIRKDGGDDVDATHGMLIFARVTLNDSGEIVVQGGEGVGTVTRKGIGLPVGSSAINRTPRQTIESAVREAIGPHRGAHIEIFAPEGEERAQKTYNSRLGILGGISIIGTTGIVTPMSEESWKRSLSLELEIKRAAGLERVVLVPGNHGERFVREQMGIDTQVVVTMSNFVGYMIEEAVRLGFRQIVLVGHPGKLIKIAAGIFHTHSHIADARMETLVAHLALLGAPLELLTLVSDCDTTEAAMEHIEVFGFQHIYDHLAKRICMRVLQTLRFTKNPPTCDAIMFSFDNQVLGSNRPVAEIAKEMQC
- the cbiB gene encoding adenosylcobinamide-phosphate synthase CbiB; the encoded protein is MTLLAWCVAWLLDFIIGDPQSWPHPVRWIGNFISTVQRVIRRYCHSDSMLRIGGAVMWVVVVGGTWAVSWGVLALAKSIHPWLGWAVEVWMIFTVLAGRCLANAARDVERPLRANNLAESREKLAWIVGRDTSQLQPLQINRAVVETVAENTVDGIIAPLFFLFLGGAPLAMAYKAVNTLDSMVGYKHEKYRAIGMVSARLDDVANFIPARLSWLLLSVAAFLCRQNGSRALHIGWRDRYNHSSPNCAWSEASVAGALGIRLGGPNDYFGERVEKPWIGDAQRDISVDDISQTIRLMWVASTLALVLFIALRWLLVGVA
- the pduF gene encoding propanediol diffusion facilitator PduF yields the protein MNDSLKAQCIAEFLGTGLFLFFGIGCLSALKVAGASLGLWEICIIWGLGISLAVYLTAGISGAHLNPAITIALWLFACFPGRKVLPYSVAQVAGAFGGALLAYLLYGSLFIEFETTHQMVRGSLESLQLASIFSTYPAAALSVWQAALVEVVITSILMGLIMALTDDGNGVPKGPLAPLLIGLLVAVIGASTGPLTGFAMNPARDFGPKLFAWLAGWGNVAMTGGREIPYFIVPIVAPIIGACAGAAIYRYFIGKNLPCNTCKLEGNES
- the pocR gene encoding transcriptional regulator PocR, encoding MISASALNSELINKIAQDFAQATSLAVVVVNIHGDEISELFNFTPFCQLMRQHPQHSARCRMSDRCGGLEASKSDQPCIYRCHAGLTDFSIPLVIAGHLVGFVLCGQVRLSNDVGLVDILNVDDRWQADPELVSEFRNVPEMDYSRVIASADLLKLIVENCLKKQINFVVIKDNPQQSEPVRANRSSNPHDSKMKKALRYIDAHLSDDLRLEDVASHVYLSPYYFSKLFKKYQGIGFNAWVNQQRMASAKELLCHSDWSIASIARNLGFSQTSYFCKVFRQTYQVTPQAFRQQINVVSSNESA
- a CDS encoding cobalt-precorrin-8 methylmutase, with the translated sequence MQYIQQPQAIEAKSFDIIGEIIRETRPDYQFASPLHEAIIKRVIHTTADFDWLDILWFSDDVLEQFCAALSRPSVIYTDTTMALSGINKTLLAKFGGECRCYISDPRVVRAAKEQGITRSMAAVDIAVNEEGEKLFVFGNAPTALFRLLEHDVAVSGVVGVPVGFVGAEESKDALTQSNLPAIAALGRKGGSNVAAAIVNAMLYHMQGAR
- a CDS encoding cobyrinate a,c-diamide synthase, which produces MAVDLHAFVLAGTGSGCGKTTVTLGLLSLMKKRGLRVQPCKVGPDYLDTGWHTAVCGTASRNLDSFMLPVPVLNALFCEQMQHADIAVIEGVMGLYDGYGTDPDYCSTAAMAKQLGCPVILLVDGKAVSTSIAATVMGFQHFDPSLNIAGVIVNRVNSESHYQLLKVAIERYCSVPVLGYVPRMEGVALPERHLGLVTARESVINQQPWQEFAETLERTLNIDALLALSQMDTQPVGEWPVLPAADAGAGLTLAIADDEAFNFYYPDNITLLERTGINIVRFSPLHDSHLPDCQMIWLGGGYPELHAEMLASNTCMLAQLRSAHQRGVAIYAECGGLMYLGSSLEDGNGDIWPMADIIPGHSKMGKRLTRFGYCEAQAVQQTLLSAPGEVLRGHEFHYSDFTPETPAVMDCRKVRDGKTLQAWSGGWQVGNTFASYLHVHFAQRPEMLNHWLAAARSAL